Proteins co-encoded in one Rhopalosiphum maidis isolate BTI-1 chromosome 2, ASM367621v3, whole genome shotgun sequence genomic window:
- the LOC113550989 gene encoding sodium-coupled monocarboxylate transporter 2 isoform X2 — protein sequence MQSIIFDYAVFLLLIALSFAVLIYSKISGPKEQTKADYVFASKGSVSMGAMLLSIARGFLGVKVFLGYPSEFYYRGSGMWETLYGMSLAFPLVLYFFLPVYFNLGITSVYQYLDMRFKSRLVRRLASATYFIRSILNLGVTVFTPCVALKTVMGLPYWFSIILITSIAIVFTLLGGLRSAILADAVQSLVMIGCSIIIIVHGFFIAKGPLNVFEVTKERNRLDFFNFDMDPTIRVSTVSATLGQLFMSLSMFGCQQNFVQRYFSMDSQKQVEKALWLTIPLMIFLFSLSWIVGMVIFTVYADCDPRALGYISEIDEIIPFYIEDKFYFLPGFMGLVLASLFNSGLSILVSNLNSISTVAWEDFVSQIPIFKGASEKNQLLCIKSISVITGFIVMGVAFIVAQSSGVIDASQLMTSATSGPLLGVFVLAMFFPSTNWKGAAAGMISSHLMTLFIVVGSLSVAKVPEYLPVSTEGCTNTTFSPHIEPIFDVQYEQYKMSFINKTHDDLAVSSVLSSPEFKSSSKDDILTMLYSITYMYYSLLGTFVTVFVGVIVSYMTALRTGDDLQYHPLGYEPIL from the exons atgcaAAGTATTATTTTCGATTATGCAGTTTTTTTACTGCTGATTGCGCTGTCGTTCgcagtattaatttatagtaaaatatccgGTCCCAAAGAACAGACGAAAGCGGACTATGTGTTTGCATCAAAAGGGTCGGTTTCAATGGGAGCGATGCTCCTATCCATTGCACGTGGATTTCTGGGTGTCAAAGTCTTCCTCG GGTATCCATCTGAGTTTTATTATAGAGGAAGTGGAATGTGGGAAACCTTATATGGAATGTCCCTAGCATTTCctttggttttatattttttcctacCTGTGTATTTTAATCTCGGAATTACTTCAGTTTATCAA TACTTAGATATGCGATTCAAATCAAGACTTGTGAGGAGGCTTGCGTCtgctacatattttattagaagtaTACTTAACCTTGGCGTAACAGTTTTCACACCGTGCGTCGCCTTAAAAACTGTGATGGGATTACCATATTGGTTTTCgatcattttaattacatcAATTGCCATCGTTTTCACATTATTG GGAGGTTTAAGATCAGCTATCCTTGCAGATGCCGTGCAAAGTTTAGTGATGATTGGTTGCAGCATAATTATCATTGTGCACGGTTTCTTTATAGCAAAAGGTCCATTGAATGTATTCGAAGTGACCAAGGAACGAAACAGGCTGGACTTTTTCAA tttTGACATGGATCCTACGATTCGTGTGTCGACGGTGTCCGCCACTCTTGGTCAGCTGTTCATGTCGCTTTCGATGTTCGGATGCCAACAAAATTTCGTTCAACGCTATTTTAGTATGGACTCTCAGAAACAAGttgaaaa GGCTTTGTGGCTGACCATACCGCTGATGATATTCCTCTTCAGTCTGTCGTGGATCGTCGGGATGGTAATATTTACGGTGTATGCTGATTGCGATCCCCGAGCACTTGGATATATATCGGAAATCGACGAAATCATACCTTTTTATATTGAAgacaaattttactttttgccTGGTTTTATGGGACTCGTATTGGCCAGCTTATTCAACAGTGGACTTAG TATATTAGTGTCAAACTTAAATTCAATCTCCACTGTTGCTTGGGAAGATTTTGTCTCTCAAATACCTATATTCAAAGGTGCCAGTGAAAAGAACCAACTGTTATGTATTAAAAGCATAA gtGTAATAACTGGTTTTATAGTTATGGGTGTTGCGTTTATTGTCGCACAATCTTCGGGTGTTATTGATGCTTCTCAGCTAATGACATCTGCAACTAGTGGACCTCTTTTAGGAGTCTTTGTTTTAGCTATGTTTTTCCCATCGACGAATTGGAAA gGTGCTGCTGCCGGTATGATATCGAGTCACTTAATGACCCTGTTTATTGTAGTTGGATCGTTGTCCGTTGCAAAAGTACCTGAATATCTGCCAGTGTCCACTGAAGGGTGTACGAATACGACGTTCTCACCCCACATTGAGCCAATATTCGATGTACAGtatgaacaatataaaatgagCTTTATAAACAAAACTCACGACGACTTGGCCGTTTCCAGTGTCCTATCGTCGCCTGAATTCAAATCGTCCTCTAAAGA cgATATACTGACAATGTTGTACTCGATAACATATATGTACTACTCATTATTGGGCACATTTGTAACAGTCTTCGTTGGTGTTATAGTCAGCTACATGACag